The Sporomusa sphaeroides DSM 2875 region CAACGGGATCAAGCCTATAAAATTATTAATAATGCTGCCCGAGCTGTTGGGATTAGGGAAAAAATTGGCACTCATACTTTGCGAAAAACCTTTGGCTATCATGCATTTAAGAAGGGGATAACAATTGAAGTAATACAAAAACTTTTTAATCATTCTGCGTCTTCAATAACACTTAGATACATTGGAATAACTCAGGATGATCTTGATCAAGTTTATTTGGACCTTAATTTATAGCTTGCAATATCTGGCGCTTACTCAAGGTGCGGCCGCTTCTGCTAAGAAGAAAAAGTGAAACAAAAATCGCCCTTTTAATAAGGGCGATTGTGATATAATATGTAAGGGCAGAGATACCAGCTCTGCCCAAGACAACTGAAAGGAGGTGTCCCTATGCTCCAACTCATCTTAGAGGTGTTGTTGTGGGCGCTTAAGGTTGCATATGCACTACTGACCTTAGCGAACAAACATACACCTAATTAGGGAACTTCTCTCAGTTTACAAATGCCCTTGTTACCGCAGGGGCATTTGCTATTGGATTATACTTTTATTATACCCAATTTAGAACTTTATACAAGAAAAAATGTATACATTTACGATTTTATTGCTTCTTTATTATTATTGCATGCAATTTCGTTGCAATGTTGATTTGAGTTCGCATCCTATTTCATTACTATCACTGATATTTAAAACTAACAGTACTTGATTTCCAGAGTTATTAAACCATACTGCAGAGCATACGCTGGCCATAATTGGTAGTCCCCGACCTCTTATATTTTCAATGTCCCATTCGTTGAGTACCAATCGCTGATTTACTTTATTAATCTGATCAATTACGTCAAAACCATTATTATTGCTGACAATTCGTGCGTACATTTTTTTCCCTTTACGTTTTAAGGAAACTTTTACTTTAGCATTATTATAGCCTCCATTGCCATAATTAAGAGCATTAGATACAGCTTCATGCAACGCTAGTATAAAAGCAACAGAAAATTCTTTTGCATGTACCTTGAGAAATTGTTCAACAATCGGTAAGTTATCTAAATAACCATTAATACCGTTACATTGTATGGTGTATATATTAATGTTTTTATGCACGTTCAATACCTCCCAGATTAGGTTTAATACAAAAAAGCTTTTCCAAATGCGTCACGCGAAATAACATTTGTATGTGATCGGGCATATTGTAAACATATACGCTCCCTCCCCTATTAAGGGCTTTTTTGCGCAGATCAAGAAAAATCCCAATACCGGTAGAATCAATATATGTTACTTGACTCATGTCAAATTGAAAGTGAATGATATTATCATTCAATAATTTACCAAATTCATCATTAAACGTTCTTCGTTTACTTCCTTCAATTTCGCCGTAAACTGTCACCTTAACCGCTTTATCATCTTCTGATTTTATAAAATTAAACATTAGTATCCTCCTTAATTGTAACTATTAATGCTGATGCATCATCCCTTCTCAGAGGATCATGGCCGATCCTTTTCATGGCTGAAATTGTTTTTTGAGGCGGTAGTAGGCTCTTTGATAGTCTGTCGGAAAATCCATCTGTCATAAACATTATCCAATCCCCCTTTTTAAACCTTAAACATGATTCTGCATAATCCGCGGAAGGTATCATGCCAAGTAGATAACCCGGCATATCAATATATCGTGATTGTCCATTTAGATGGACATAAACCGGACTAATGCCTGCAGCTGTATAACAAAGTACTCCATCTGATTTTAAGCTAAACATAAGAGCGGCTGCATGAACCGGATCATTACGATCATCCCATAGTTTTCTATTAATCCACTCCATTCTTTTGCCAAGATTTTCAGATACATCAAAACTGCATCTAAAAAGTTCACGCAAAGAAAAAACCTGCAATGCGGAACAAATATCATGGCCTGTTGCATCAATTACATAACCATGCAGTGCATCATTCTCTTGATCATACCAGGTATCATAGAAGTCACCGCTGATCTCTTGTAATGGATAAAATAAAGTTTCAATTTTAACCCTTTCATTTTCGAAGGGCTGCGGTAATAAGGAAACTTGTCTGTTGTAAGCATCCTCTAATTCTTTAAGTATTTCAATACTTGAACGTTTTGGTTTAAATAGCGGGATTACTGCCTTTGATTGCATTTTCTCGACTCCCTTGCAAATAATCTGTCTTTCTTATGCTTTCCGTAAATACGGTGATCAAATTAGGATCAAACTGTTTTCCTGCTTGTTTTTTTAATTCATCCAATGCCTCAGATATATTAAAAGGCTTTTTGTAATGCCTGAAGCCTATCATAGCATCATAGGCATCTGCTATAGCTAAAATCCGGGCTTCCAAAGGGATATTATTGCCGCTTAAACCATATGGATAGCCGAAACCATCCCACCTTTCATGATGATAAAAGGCTATATAAGCATCTTGAATAAAATCAGGAAAAGATATCAAATATTCAAATCCAAAATAAGGATGATTTTTCATAATCTGAAATTCACTTTCTGTTAAATGTGTTTTCTTTTTTAAAATTGAATCAGGAATCGCCAATTTGCCGATGTCATGTAGTAAAGCGGAAATACTTAAAGCATTTAATTGTTCACTAGATAATCCAACAACTTTACCCAAATAAACTGCATATTTTTGAACTTGTTTTAAGTGCAGATAGGTTAGTGAGTCTATAATGATAAGATTGGTTAGCATAAAGCTAATTAACTCATTTCGACTAGATTTTAAATATTTAAGTGATACTAGATTTTTTATAAGCTTACTAATTTTCATTGTTTTATCTGCTATATATAAATAGTCGTTAAGGTTAATGTCTGAAAAAAACACTTTAAGCGTACCTATATCTCTTGCATTATCTGATAATTTAAAACTTAGATAAGGACTTGCATTAATAATTCCAATTTCGTACTCTGCAAAATAATCTGAAATAAAGTTAAGACTAACTCCAATTGATCCAGTATTTTCGATAATATCATTCAGCTGGTTAGTAATAGCCTTATTTACTAAGGGATCACCAGTAGTAACGTTAAAATAGCGTAAACTATCCATCACATTTTCACCTCAATTACATAAATAAATAATCAAGCATATTAACATAAAGACTTAGAAAACCTCCAGGAATAAAGAAGTTTATAGGAATAGCTATCCCCAAAAAATGACAGAATGGAAAAGGAGAAGTAGGAGTATTGCCTATCCCATTAATTATAAAAGCTAAAATACTAGCACAAAAAAGTACTGATATTGTGTCATATACACCTAAAACGGATGACATTAAGAGAATATATAAAACATCACCGAAGCCGAAAACTTCTATAAATAGGTTACGATAATTAAAACTTTTGTCTTTTATTTTTTGACAAATCACAGCTAATACTATAAATATGAAGCAGAAAGATATAGTTAAAAATAAGTCATACAAAATAACTAACAATTTTCCCATAAAAAATTGACAGAGTAATGAAATTAAAAGGTTTACAAAAATCATCCAATGATAGACATACTGTGTAAGGTAATCAATTATCATAATCATAATGGTGAAAATTGTAAAACTTGCATACAATATAAATTCTGGGCCAAAACCAACGTAGTTATAAATTACTAACCAAGTAATGCTACTGATTAATATCGTCGTTCCGGTTAATATACACAGAAATATAGCTGACAGATAGAATATGATCATAATACCCTCATTATTGAATTATATACTGATAGTTTTTCCCTGCTTTTTGTTGACTACTTGCACTAAGTTCAATAATCATTTTATTATTCGCAACTGTTATCACGATAGCATTATTCCAGGAGTCCAAGAACTGCGAACCATTCCACATCTTGAAGTCAGTGAAAAAACCTTCACTGACAATCTGATCATTAGTAGCAAAAGAATTATTTTCTAAATAATAAGCCGTATGTGCAGTTCCTAATGTATTTATACGATAAGTTGATTCAGCAATTTTCATTGATTTATGATAACTGAGAACACCAGCTAATATTAGTGAACTAATGAGTATTAATGCTACGACATTAATAATAGTGTCTGTTGTTAAAATGCCCCCAATAGATTTAGTTTTTAACATAAGTTCCTCCTATTGTTTGCTGCCAGCAGATTTTATAGTCCCATTACTTGGAGTTTTAATTAAGAGATTATATGTATCATCCATATTGACTGAATAAATAAAATTATTAATATCAATTGATTTTGGAATATAATTAACGTCATATAATTTAGTAAGATTATCAGGATATTCTTTGCCTTGACTTTTGTACCAGCGATTTAAAGCAAGATCAATAGCATATGCCTCCAATTTAAGCTGATCCATATAAATGTTATTTTTTACTCTGTGATGATCGGCAGGGCTTATAAATGTAACCGTACTGATAGATATAATCACTAGAATACAGATAAGCACAATTAAAGCTGTATTACCTTTAGATTTCACTGCTTTACCTCCATTTTGTTATGTATTATAATCTAGGGATGTATATCTTGCTTTTTGTCAAAATGTTTCTTAAATTATCAAGGAAGTGATATATGAGAAGAAAAAAATTACCAACGAGAGTTATTGGAAAAAAATTAGCAAAAAGGTTATTTCGTGGGAGAAAGGATAAGCAAAATACCGGTAAATATTATTGGACGGTTGGCGAATGGGTGACTCACTGGTATAGTCTATATAAAGAGTCGAAGCATTCAATAACAACCAGGCAAGTCCAAATGGTATATATAAATTCACACATTATACCTTGTATTGGCGATATTCTTTTGCATAAGATAACTGCTGCAGACTTGCAAAAATTTTTTAATACTCTAAGTAGAGAAGGGAATCGCTGTAAACTCAAAAATTCTAATAAATATGGAGGGCCATTATCTACATCGTGTTTGGAAAAAATCAGGTCCTTATTGCAATCCGCTTTTGATGCAGCTGTACGGGAAGGGCATATAGAAAAAAATCCAGTGCGTGAAACCGAATCAATCTCTGTTCGAACTCTTAAGATTGCTTTTTTTACGAAAAAACAACAATCCGTTTTTTTAAAGCAAACAATTAAACATAGATTCCACGTTGCCTATCAGCTGCTGTTTTACACCGGTTGCCGGAGAAGTGAAATTTTAGGCTTATCTTGGGATTGCGTGGATTTGGAAAGGTCATTTATACGCATTACACAGGTACTTGTAATTGTTAATGGCGTTCCAGTACTTAAATTTTATCCTAAATCAAAAAATTCAGTACGATCCATTCCCTTACATCCTTCCCTTACAAAATTATTGAAAGCTCATAAGAAAAAACAAGACCTTGAATCTCAAATATCGGGGTGGCGTAACGAGCATAATTTAGTCTTTACTAATAG contains the following coding sequences:
- a CDS encoding prepilin peptidase is translated as MIIFYLSAIFLCILTGTTILISSITWLVIYNYVGFGPEFILYASFTIFTIMIMIIDYLTQYVYHWMIFVNLLISLLCQFFMGKLLVILYDLFLTISFCFIFIVLAVICQKIKDKSFNYRNLFIEVFGFGDVLYILLMSSVLGVYDTISVLFCASILAFIINGIGNTPTSPFPFCHFLGIAIPINFFIPGGFLSLYVNMLDYLFM
- a CDS encoding STAS domain-containing protein produces the protein MFNFIKSEDDKAVKVTVYGEIEGSKRRTFNDEFGKLLNDNIIHFQFDMSQVTYIDSTGIGIFLDLRKKALNRGGSVYVYNMPDHIQMLFRVTHLEKLFCIKPNLGGIERA
- a CDS encoding HD-GYP domain-containing protein — encoded protein: MDSLRYFNVTTGDPLVNKAITNQLNDIIENTGSIGVSLNFISDYFAEYEIGIINASPYLSFKLSDNARDIGTLKVFFSDINLNDYLYIADKTMKISKLIKNLVSLKYLKSSRNELISFMLTNLIIIDSLTYLHLKQVQKYAVYLGKVVGLSSEQLNALSISALLHDIGKLAIPDSILKKKTHLTESEFQIMKNHPYFGFEYLISFPDFIQDAYIAFYHHERWDGFGYPYGLSGNNIPLEARILAIADAYDAMIGFRHYKKPFNISEALDELKKQAGKQFDPNLITVFTESIRKTDYLQGSRENAIKGSNPAI
- a CDS encoding PP2C family protein-serine/threonine phosphatase, with protein sequence MQSKAVIPLFKPKRSSIEILKELEDAYNRQVSLLPQPFENERVKIETLFYPLQEISGDFYDTWYDQENDALHGYVIDATGHDICSALQVFSLRELFRCSFDVSENLGKRMEWINRKLWDDRNDPVHAAALMFSLKSDGVLCYTAAGISPVYVHLNGQSRYIDMPGYLLGMIPSADYAESCLRFKKGDWIMFMTDGFSDRLSKSLLPPQKTISAMKRIGHDPLRRDDASALIVTIKEDTNV
- a CDS encoding tyrosine-type recombinase/integrase; this encodes MRRKKLPTRVIGKKLAKRLFRGRKDKQNTGKYYWTVGEWVTHWYSLYKESKHSITTRQVQMVYINSHIIPCIGDILLHKITAADLQKFFNTLSREGNRCKLKNSNKYGGPLSTSCLEKIRSLLQSAFDAAVREGHIEKNPVRETESISVRTLKIAFFTKKQQSVFLKQTIKHRFHVAYQLLFYTGCRRSEILGLSWDCVDLERSFIRITQVLVIVNGVPVLKFYPKSKNSVRSIPLHPSLTKLLKAHKKKQDLESQISGWRNEHNLVFTNRDGSPHNPNYFLRNFKNVIKKLGFSDSLRIHSTRHTFTTNMLQIPGISIADVQRLGGWSDTRIILEVYAHTVNETQRKAVHKLYEQNHPIEKKSRKGKL
- a CDS encoding ATP-binding protein; the encoded protein is MHKNINIYTIQCNGINGYLDNLPIVEQFLKVHAKEFSVAFILALHEAVSNALNYGNGGYNNAKVKVSLKRKGKKMYARIVSNNNGFDVIDQINKVNQRLVLNEWDIENIRGRGLPIMASVCSAVWFNNSGNQVLLVLNISDSNEIGCELKSTLQRNCMQ